A genome region from Solanum pennellii chromosome 12, SPENNV200 includes the following:
- the LOC107007415 gene encoding UDP-glucose flavonoid 3-O-glucosyltransferase 6-like, with amino-acid sequence MTSGKKIELIFIPSPGIGHLVSTVEMAKLLITREKNMSITVLIIQSPHDNKLPSYIQSLTNFSSSLKFIHLPQDDTVLKLLKSNLFTSYIPAHKPAVRDVVAEIIKTQSNVTLAGIVIDLFCTSMIEVANEFELPTYVFYTCGAAPLGLQFHIQSLTDDFGRDFTNYKDEPEAELSIPTYFNPFPAKCLPSVALDKEGGSTMFLDLTRRFRETKGIMINTFLELDSHAINFLSQDKNIPPVYPVGPVLNLNNVQGDNLSLSDQNMMKWLDDQPTSSVVFLCFGSGGSFTIEQVKEISYALENSGCRFLWTLRQPPQKDATLPDDYENFEEVLPEGFLQRTQGIGKVIGWAPQLAILSHKAVGGFVSHCGWNSTLESTYFGVPMATWPMYAEQQANAFQLVKDLEMAVEIKMDYRKEPTGKMGQKVIVKAEEIEKAIRELMDPENKIRMKVTEMKEKSRAATMEGGSSYTYIGSFIQSIMENTP; translated from the exons atgacaagTGGCAAGAAAATAGAGTTGATCTTCATTCCTTCTCCAGGAATTGGTCACTTAGTATCCACAGTAGAAATGGCAAAACTTCTCATAACTAGAGAAAAAAACATGTCCATTACAGTTCTCATTATCCAATCACCTCATGACAACAAGCTCCCTTCTTATATTCAATCATTAACCAATTTCAGCTCAAGTTTGAAATTCATTCACCTCCCTCAAGATGACACTGTTTTAAAGCTACTCAAAAGTAACCTTTTCACCTCCTATATTCCTGCTCATAAGCCTGCAGTTAGAGATGTTGTAGCTGAAATTATCAAGACACAATCAAATGTTACACTAGCAG GTATCGTCATCGACTTATTTTGCACCTCTATGATAGAGGTGGCCAATGAATTCGAGCTACCAACCTATGTTTTCTACACCTGTGGAGCAGCTCCTCTTGGTCTTCAGTTCCATATACAGAGCCTTACTGATGACTTTGGAAGAGATTTTACTAATTACAAAGATGAACCTGAAGCAGAACTCTCTATACCAACATATTTCAATCCATTTCCTGCAAAATGTTTGCCCTCTGTCGCATTAGACAAGGAAGGAGGTTCCACCATGTTTCTTGACCTTACGAGAAGGTTTAGAGAAACCAAAGGTATAATGATTAATACCTTTCTTGAACTGGATTCCCACGCGATAAACTTCCTCTCACAAGACAAGAATATACCACCGGTTTACCCTGTGGGACCTGTATTGAACCTTAATAATGTTCAAGGTGACAACTTGAGTTTATCAGACCAGAATATGATGAAATGGTTAGATGATCAACCCACTTCATCTGTAGTGTTCCTCTGTTTTGGTAGCGGAGGAAGTTTTACGATAGAGCAAGTTAAGGAAATATCATATGCTCTCGAGAATAGTGGGTGTCGGTTTTTGTGGACATTGAGACAGCCACCACAGAAAGATGCAACACTTCCAGATGactatgaaaattttgaagaagtACTGCCAGAAGGGTTCTTGCAGAGAACACAAGGGATTGGAAAg GTGATAGGATGGGCACCTCAATTGGCCATTTTATCTCACAAAGCAGTGGGTGGCTTTGTGTCGCACTGTGGATGGAATTCGACTTTGGAAAGCACCTATTTTGGAGTGCCAATGGCTACTTGGCCAATGTACGCAGAGCAGCAAGCAAATGCATTTCAGTTGGTTAAGGATTTGGAAATGGCAGTCGAGATCAAGATGGATTACAGGAAGGAACCGACAGGGAAGATGGGCCAAAAAGTTATAGTGAAAGCAGAGGAGATTGAGAAAGCAATAAGAGAACTTATGGACCCTGAAAATAAAATTCGGATGAAAGTGACGGAGATGAAGGAGAAGAGCAGAGCAGCAACCATGGAAGGAGGCTCTTCTTACACTTATATTGGAAGTTTCATCCAGAGTATCATGGAGAATACTCCATGA
- the LOC107005630 gene encoding LOW QUALITY PROTEIN: putative pentatricopeptide repeat-containing protein At3g15200 (The sequence of the model RefSeq protein was modified relative to this genomic sequence to represent the inferred CDS: deleted 2 bases in 1 codon; substituted 1 base at 1 genomic stop codon), which produces MATKELYRRIQRFYSFPKMTSRFHRLMHTISDEENCALEVQTLLKNKADKSVSDIFQSLSNCNFTLSEDFXKLRVGNFILNVLKRHRSDXKPAFIFFKWILAGENPCRYSPNTESFNKILDILGRMRRFDELNQVLDEMSKRGNLVNEKTYGIVINRYATAHRVEDAKEFFYKRKNFGLELDLIAFQTLLVCLCRYKHVEDAEFLFYNKIIEFKDNIKTRNIILNGWCVLGNSREAKRFWNDIVTSKCKPDKFTYGIFINSLCKSGKISRAVELFQTMWEKGCKPDVAICNCIIDGLCFKKRIPEALEIFHEMNERDCLPDVVTYNSLIKNLCKIRRIEKVYELLDEMETKGESCLPNARTYGYLLTSAKTPEEAIGILERMNENQCKMTGDIYNLLLRLFMSWDDQDKVKSTWDEMERSGLGPDQRSYTIMIHGLYEGGRLEDALSYFNEMILKSMVPEPQTNKLVDVMNTLKEKGKELKKMEITKKGRKAKNTG; this is translated from the exons ATGGCAACTAAAGAACTCTACCGGAGAATTCAGCGTTTCTACAGTTTTCCCAAAATGACGAGTCGCTTTCATCGCCTAATGCACACAATATCCGACGAAGAAAACTGCGCGTTAGAAGTGCAGACCCTTCTCAAGAATAAAGCAGATAAATCGGTGAGTGACATTTTTCAATCTCTAAGTAATTGCAATTTCACATTATCTGAAGATTTCNGAAAACTGCGCGTTGGAA atttcattctAAACGTGCTTAAACGGCACCGTTCTGATTGAAAACCAGCTTTTATCTTCTTCAAATGGATATTAGCAGGTGAAAATCCATGTAGGTATTCACCAAATACTGaatcttttaat aaaattctcGATATTCTTGGTCGTATGAGACGTTTTGATGAACTCAACCAAGTGCTGGATGAAATGTCTAAGAGAGGAAATTTGGTTAATGAAAAAACTTATGGTATTGTGATTAATAGATATGCTACAGCTCATAGAGTTGAAGATGCAAAAGAGTTTTTCTATAAGAGGAAAAATTTTGGCTTGGAACTTGATCTGATTGCTTTTCAAACTCTTCTTGTGTGTTTATGCCGATACAAACATGTTGAAGATGCTGAATTCTTGTTCTATAATAAGATAATTGAGTTTAAGGATAACATTAAAACTcggaatattattttgaatggATGGTGTGTTTTGGGGAATTCACGAGAGGCGAAGAGGTTTTGGAATGATATTGTGACTTCAAAATGTAAGCCGGATAAATTTACATATGGGATATTCATCAATTCACTATGTAAATCCGGGAAAATTAGCAGGGCGGTAGAGTTGTTCCAGACAATGTGGGAAAAAGGGTGTAAGCCGGATGTTGCAATTTGTAATTGTATTATTGATGGATTGTGTTTCAAGAAGAGGATTCCCGAAGCCCTTGAGATTTTCCATGAAATGAATGAGAGAGACTGTTTACCTGACGTTGTAACTTATAATTCGTTGATTAAGAATTTATGCAAGATTAGGAGGATTGagaaagtttatgagcttttaGACGAGATGGAAACGAAGGGAGAGAGTTGTTTGCCAAATGCTAGAACTTATGGTTACTTGTTGACTTCTGCCAAGACGCCTGAGGAAGCTATTGGGATTTTGGAAAGGATGAATGAAAACCAGTGTAAGATGACTGGAGATATTTACAATTTGTTGTTAAGGTTGTTTATGAGCTGGGATGATCAAGATAAAGTAAAGAGTACGTGGGATGAGATGGAGAGGAGTGGACTAGGACCCGATCAACGATCCTATACAATTATGATTCACGGTCTGTATGAAGGGGGAAGATTAGAGGATGCTTTGtcttattttaatgaaatgatattaAAGAGTATGGTGCCCGAGCCACAGACGAACAAGTTGGTGGATGTCATGAACACGTTAAAGGAGAAAGGAAAGGAATTGAAGAAGATGGAAATAACGAAAAAGGGAAGGAAGGCCAAGAATACTGGTTAA